The sequence below is a genomic window from Oscillospiraceae bacterium.
GCCGGGTGCGCCGAAAAGTCCGCGGCGCTGACCCCGCTGCTGCGGGCCTGCGCCGAGCTGACCGGGTGCCACTTCCTGGACGCGGGGGAGTGCGAGTTCAACCAAATCGACTACATGCACCTCACCCGCCGGGGCCACGCCCGGCTGGCGGAGCTCCTCTGCGCCCTGGTGCCCACCCTCGTCTGAACGGAAAAAAGCGGCGGCAAGCAGTGCTTGCCGCCGCTTTTTTGCTTAATCTACTCAGCGCCCGCCGGAGGCCCACTCCCCCGGGCAGATGTCCAACACCTGCCGGCCCGGCTGGATCAGGGCGTCCTCGTACTGGCAGCGCCACTGGACCTTCTGATCAATCCAGCCGTCGGTCAGACCGTCGATGGTCTCCCCGCTCTTTATCGGCACGTCGTTTTCAAAGAGGTAGCCCGCCACGTTATAGGCGTGGTTCACCACCCAGTTGGGGTCCAGGCCGTGGAAGTGGTACTGCACGTCGGGCAGGCCCAGGGCGTACATGCCCAGCGTGTCCACCACCATGTCCTGCGTGCCCTGGATGGTGAAGAGGCGGGCGTTCAGCCCCCAGTACAGGAAGCGGGAGGCCCCCTGTGCGCCGTGCGCCCGTATCTTTTCGGGGGTGAGCAGCTTCCAGGCCGAGGGCACCCACACCGCCGCGCACTCCGGCGTCAGGGACAGCACCGCGTCCAGCCACCCGGCCAGCAGGGCGCAGCGCTGCCGGTAGGGCAGGCCCCGGGCCATGAAGTCGGTCAGCGTGAGCTGCCAGCGGCACTCCTCCAGCAGCGCCGCCCCCTCCGGGCAGTCCCAGAGCTGGCTGCGCTGGATGGGGGTGAGCTTCGCCCCCTCAAAAGGGCTGAACTGGGTCATAAGCGCCTGGGCGGGCACCTGCTCGCCCCCCTTGTACTCCACCGGCAGGCCCTTTACCGCCAGCGTAATAAGGGCGTCCCGCCCCACCAGGTCGCACGCGCCCAGGCGCTCCTCCAGCGCCGTTTTAAGCGCTTCGGCGGAGGGCCGCTCGCCCCGCTCCCGGAAGAGCAGGCAGATCTGGAATAGGCCCGGCTCCGCCTGCTCCTCCAGGTTTTGCTGAAATACCCCGTCTTGCCCCGTGCCGCTCATCGCCTCACAGCCTTTCCTGTTTTTTCCGCGGTTGTAAGACCATCCTACCATGTCCGTCCTCCGCGCGCAACAGGTTTTATTGCGCCAGCGCCTCCACCGCGTCCCGCAGGTTCTGGATACAGCCGCGCAAATTGCCCAGCTTCTCCCCCGTCATCCACGTAAAGGCGTCCATGCCGCCGAATCCGGCGGCGGCCCGCTCCGCCGCAAGCGTGGTCTCTCCCCGCTCCAGGCGCTGCACAAGCCCGTCCAGGTACGTCTCCCGCAGCTCCCCCGCCGATCCGATCACCGCCTGGCAGCGGTCGCGGGCATAGGGGGTCTCCGGCAGCGCAAGCCCCTGTATGTCATCCATCAGCCCCTGCAGCGTCCGCAGGCCGGCCAGGGCCTCCCCCTCCTCCAGCCCCGGGAGGCCGTCCACCAGCGTCCGGGCGGCGCCGTACAGCCGGGCGCACGCATTCAAAAAATCCTCCAGCGCCCGGCGCTCCCCCTGCGTCAGCGGCCTGTGCAGATAGATGGCGTCCAGCTCCCCCGGCACCCAGGCCGCCTCGCGGCCGCACAGCCCGGCCACGTTTCGCACCGGCAGATAGGTGACGCCCTGTACCACCAGCGGATACACCGGCTCCCCCCCGGCGTTGGTGAAGCGCTGCTCCACGCCGTCCACCAGCACCGAGATGCCGGGGCTGAGCACGGCCTCCACGCCCTGCTCCAGGCGCCGCGCCAGCGCGCACAGGGCTGCTGCCATGCCGCGCAGTTTGCTTTTCATGCAATCACATTCCTTCCACGCCGAATTGTATGGGCGGGTACCCTTCCCTGCCCTTAAAACAAACGGCGGGCCCAAAATATGACGCATGTGCTCCATAAAAAACATATTATGCGAGGTCGAAAGCATACGTTACTTTTGTTTTTCTTGTCCGTCACATAAGCAGAGGCAGGTGTACCCGGCAACGGCGGACGTAACCCGTTTATCTTGACATTGACGAGGGCAGCCGGCTTTGCTACTTCGTACAACTGAGGAAAGTAATAGAAAAATCTATATTAGGTGATATAATATAAACCTACAAAGTGACAAATTTGTGGAGGATAAAGAATGGTTATACAAGTTGAAGATACCAAAGCAAAGGAGATAATATCCCGCAAAATATTAGAGAGCTTACCTGAATGGTTCGGCATTTCAGAAGCAAGGGAAAAATATATTAAAGATAGTGTAAAGCAACAGTTTTTTGCTGCTATGAAGGAAGAAAAGCCAATAGGCTTCCTTTGCCTTAAAGAAACCGGAAAAGATACAGTAGAGCTGGCTGTTATGGGTGTATTAAAAGAATTTCATCGCCGCGGGATAGGACAGAAGCTATTTATGCTGGCAAAAGAAAAAGCCGCTCAAGATGGATTTTCTTTTATTCAGGTAAAAACTGTTCAAATGGGACGATATGAGGAATATGACAATACAAACAAATTTTACATGAGCCTTGGTTTCAAAGAATTTGAGGTATTTCCGACTCTTTGGGATGAATCGAACCCCTGCCAAATTTATGTAATGGCCTTATCATAAACATCTTATCCTATCGGTTTTAGTCTCTGTAATGACTTTTATGCAAGGCTTATTGAAGCTCTGGTGTGTAACAAGGATGGCGTTAACAATGTTACCTTAAATTTCCTTTGTTGGCGGGTTAGCACCGTCATTTGCTCGTATATATCCTTCTATTTGTGGTGCTAAACAAGAACAATGAAGATATGCGAAAAACCTTGATTTTAAGACATTTTCTCATGGTATCATAAACATTTATGAAGATTTGTAAGAAGATTTCCGTCTATCAAATCAATAAAGAAAGAGACCCGACTCAGGCGGATAAGGCGCACGATGATGGACGGGCGATTCATGAATCGCCCCTACGGGGCTGGAACAGCGGGCCGATGAGGGCATCGGCCCCTACGGTACGGGGATGGGACGGATTGCCACGGGCCTGCGGCCCTCGCAATGACGTAGGGTGGGGGTCAGGGTGCCCGGGGGACACCCTGATAAAGTTCCCTTCTTCCATACCCCGTTTGCCCCTGCCGTCCTTTGTGCGCCTTATCCGCCTTAGTTGTAACAGCGCCGCCCGCATCCTGCGCGGCAACCTGAAAAAAGGGCCGCGGCATCAGCCGCGGCCCTTCCCTTTTTATGTAACTTAATAATTCTTGCCGCACAGCTCAAAATAGGCCTGGGGATGCGCGCACACGGGGCACACGCCGGGGGCCTCTTTGCCCACATGGATGTGCCCGCAGTTGCGGCACTTCCACATGTACTCGTCGCCGCGCTTAAAGACCACGCCCTCGTCCAGGTTCTTCAGCAGAGTCAGGTAGCGCTCCTCATGCTCCTTCTCGATCTTGGCGACGCCCTCGAACAGGAACGCCAGGCGGTCAAAGCCCTCCTCCTTGGCCTCCTTGG
It includes:
- a CDS encoding N-acetyltransferase, with protein sequence MVIQVEDTKAKEIISRKILESLPEWFGISEAREKYIKDSVKQQFFAAMKEEKPIGFLCLKETGKDTVELAVMGVLKEFHRRGIGQKLFMLAKEKAAQDGFSFIQVKTVQMGRYEEYDNTNKFYMSLGFKEFEVFPTLWDESNPCQIYVMALS